The following are encoded together in the Acanthochromis polyacanthus isolate Apoly-LR-REF ecotype Palm Island chromosome 14, KAUST_Apoly_ChrSc, whole genome shotgun sequence genome:
- the LOC127537190 gene encoding obscurin-like protein 1, protein MDVFGGAPRFLAYPRPVMVQSGADAVLKCQIGGDPRPAVIWERNNEKIDPQGRYRVFEDGNVYNLIISAVTTEDSGQYICKAKNSIGETYAAATLKVEGEAQEMEFREENKPRFLIKPLSTRVGRGEDAVFSCKLWGSPRPEVVWEKDGRKLNEIFESTHFSVGYQDGGWFQLKIFKTRAPDGGVYTCKARNEFGEALAGAVLLVDAGPGHEEEGNRNGYTNGHWKAHQGKQRSGRQVPNRLKDDTMTKSTKVKMFAVTEGKHAKFRCFVTGKPKPEIIWRKDGRLILSGRRYLLYEDREGYFTLKVLYCKQKDNGVYVCAASNTAGQTLSAVHLSVKGKSRSFSLTSEFQL, encoded by the coding sequence ATGGATGTGTTCGGTGGTGCACCTCGTTTCTTAGCCTACCCAAGACCTGTGATGGTACAAAGTGGGGCTGATGCAGTCCTAAAGTGTCAAATTGGTGGTGATCCAAGGCCTGCTGTTATCTGGGAGCGAAACAATGAAAAGATTGACCCACAAGGACGCTACAGGGTCTTTGAGGATGGCAATGTTTACAATCTAATCATTTCAGCTGTTACCACCGAGGACAGTGGTCAGTATATCTGCAAAGCAAAGAACAGCATTGGTGAAACATATGCAGCTGCCACACTGAAGGTGGAAGGTGAAGCACAAGAGATGGAGTTTCGGGAAGAAAATAAGCCTCGATTTCTCATCAAACCTCTCTCCACTCGAGTTGGTCGTGGGGAAGATGCCGTCTTCTCTTGTAAGCTTTGGGGAAGCCCACGTCCAGAGGTTGTCTGGGAAAAGGATGGTAGAAAACTCAATGAAATATTTGAAAGCACACATTTCAGTGTGGGCTACCAGGACGGGGGATGGTTCCAGCTCAAGATCTTTAAGACTCGTGCTCCTGATGGTGGCGTATATACATGCAAAGCAAGGAATGAGTTTGGGGAAGCACTGGCAGGAGCTGTGTTGCTCGTTGATGCAGGTCCAGGACATGAGGAAGAAGGAAATCGTAATGGCTACACAAATGGCCACTGGAAAGCCCACCAGGGAAAACAAAGGAGTGGTAGGCAAGTGCCAAACCGCCTTAAAGATGACACCATGACCAAGTCAACTAAAGTAAAAATGTTTGCTGTGACAGAGGGCAAACATGCCAAATTTCGCTGCTTTGTGACTGGTAAACCCAAACCAGAAATCATTTGGAGGAAAGATGGCAGGCTTATACTGTCTGGAAGACGTTACTTGTTATATGAGGACAGAGAAGGATACTTCACACTTAAAGTTCTGTATTGTAAGCAAAAGGATAATGGAGTTTATGTCTGTGCTGCATCAAATACCGCGGGGCAAACCCTCAGTGCTGTACACCTCTCCGTCAAGGGTAAGTCAAGATCATTTTCCCTGACTTCAGAGTTTCAGttatga